The Plasmodium knowlesi strain H genome assembly, chromosome: 12 sequence CTTCTGAAGAAAACACATCTTCGCTTCATACTTCCTCAGAACGTCAACAAAGAAGGAacatttcattttgtacGATTTGAGACATATTGCAGAATTATTTATTTCGGTAAGGaaaacttttattttctctttcagTTCTTCTTTCTGATTTTTCTCCGACTCCAACTGTTCCATTAAGTTTCTGTTCTTCTCGATAATTGTCTCcacataatttttcatttcgtaaATGTCGTAGCTGTATTTTTCgatactttttaatttttcctgtaCGTACACCAGATCCTTCTTCAAAagttcattttcattttcgacTTTACTCTTTTCACTCCTCAGCAGTTCTATAtcttttaagttttttttattttccatgaGTAGCTGAtcaattttattattctgtTCTTGGATCATTTCATATTTCACAaaactttccttctcatttattTGCAAGTTCGACTTTAAGttgcaaatattttcttcatttttttcttccttcatttttaagtaTGTGTATTCATCATTAAGTtctttgtatttatttttcagttgagaattttcctcctcttggtTAATTAGTTCCTTTTGCAGGTTGGTAATTTTATTCTCCAAATTGTCTATAGCTTTTTTATACATCAATTGGTCATTCCGTTTTTGTTCATCATTCTGCATGAGGTTATTTTCCCATTCGTTTATCtccattttatatttttcaattgtATTTTGCATTTCCTGTATGGTCTGCTCTTTCCTAATGAGCTCCTCTTCTGTCTtggatatattttctttcatttcttcttccttctgcttaatcacatttttattttcttccatttcgcGCTGCACTTCCTGCAACTTCTTTTCATACTCATCGCATTTGTTCCTAATTTGATTACaatactttttaatttgttcataatttttttctccttctattttctccttcttcatttcgttgCAATTGTTTTCGTACATCTTCAGTTTTTCCAACAGttcattttgcatatttgtttgttcttcGTTCCTCTTCTCATATtcctctaattttttttttaaattctcaCACTGCTCCTGTAGCTGCGTCGTGGTGTCCACTTCTGTGTGCATTTGTCCTTCGTCTTGTGTGATAACATCGGGTTGTTCTTCACACAATTGAGGGGATATCCCACTCTGCTCCATCGGAGCATTCAGGGAGGTAGTTTGATCAGGCAACAAATCCTCTTtgctccttcccctttggatattttctcctatatttttttcacctgcacTGTTCAGGCTATTTTCACCCTTTTTATCAGAAAAtaaatccatttttatcatatcCGTTTGTACGGAATAATTCGCACATTTTTGGTTGGTTTGATTTGGAGGATATTCCTCCTGAATAACTTTTGATCCATGAGAAAggggagaatttttttcctcctcaatTGTGCATTCCCCTGAATTGCCAATAAATTGTTCATCATCATGCAGGTTCACATTTGGGGGGGGTCCTTTGTCGTTCACTTGCTCACCCGTATTATGGGTCTCCTTCTTCTGATTCTGTTCCTTGTTATGTTTCTCTTCGATACAATTTAATACCACCCCTTGTTTCCTCCCTTCAGGGGGGTCACCCACGATGTGTCCATCCGTTATGTCTTCACTGCGTTCCACCCTGAATATGCCTTCCTTAAGCGTATCCGCTGCATGGTGTacaaggaatgaaaaaaaaaaaatgaaacactTCCATTGGCACAGGTGTATCATAGTAGTGCCATAGTCTTGCACATGCgcaaataaatatgaacagcCTTAGGGGCGAATGTTTATTGGGTCCTTCCTAACCTGAACTGCTTCCATCGGGTTGTTTTGCTTccgcttctcctttttcattatcgCCTAATATAAGGTCATCATCTGCAATGCTTATATCCGAATCCCAAACATTTTCCTCGTCTATGCTAATGCGGTCGTCTGATTCGCTATCCGGAAAATCTAACTTTGCCACGCCTGGTCGCTTCCCCTCCTCTTTCGCTCGATTCATCGTTCGGTGGGGTTTCTATTAACGTTTTCTGTTAGCGGTTTGCTGAACATTGCACAACACGCTGTAAATGGGCTAACATGCCCCTCACCCCTTCACCTTGCAAGCTGTACCCTTGATGACTCGAAGGACTCATATAAGGACAGGGAACGAGCAGCAtacaaacaaaaataaacgagTGAGCCAATATGTATACATGGGCAAACTCAACCAATCGAATATACAGTGCCCGCCTTGAAAGGGAGAATTCCTTCAAGCTAATCTTACACGGGAGGGAGAAAatgacaacaaaaaaaaaaaaaaaaaaaaaaaaaagaaacttttatttttgcctgaacaatGCAGGTGAAACCTATTCAAAATGGCGcgcgcgaaaaaaaaaaaaaaaaaaaaaaaaaagtgtaattTTTCACCTTGCAAATATggaagcaaaggaaaaaattgtacttaacaaattttaaaaaaagaaagaaagataataaaacaaataaactGAGTAACCTCGAACAAGCACAAAAGAATGTTAGTCAAAAGGAGGCCCACTGCGGAGTAGTTTCACAATAACATCTTCTGCCAGGGGCATGTAAAACGCAGAGTACAGTTCACACAAGCCCAGGTGTTGGGCATCGTATCCTAATTTACTAAAAGATTAAACTTTATTATTTGTGAGGTGTCCCCCTCATGGATCCACATCCCCGTTCCGcactttctcttcctcttcgtgGACTGCATGAGGAGGGGTGGAATATTTTATCTGCACAACTGCCCATTAGAAGAACCTTGATCTGAGAGACGACAACTTAATTGCGAGGGGAtaagtacacacatatgtgtgaTCACAgacatgtgcacatatgcTTAAACGTATGTGCATTTGTACAGGTATATTATCGCGGGTTTTCCCGCCTACTTGTAAGTTGAAGTCTTGCGTAGTCACTTTAAGAGGTAAACATAGGGCATTTCTCCCCAGGGGGAAAAACCTCTTCACTGTGCGCGTGCTCGAATAATTTTCACCTCCCTCTAAGTCGACATCAACGTTACAACCTTATAAAAGCATGCATACACTTTAAACTAAAAATGCGCCttaatataaaattttctccgTGTGACAAATTTTATACTAGaacacatttctttttttcttttgcacaaATTAAtggcacattttttcttctttttcctcttttttttttttttttttttgagaagcGCCCGGTGTTTAACaacagtggaaaaaaaaaagaaggaaaaaaaaagaaggaaaaaaaaagaaggaaaaaaaaagaaggaaaaaaaaagaaggaaaaaaaaagaaggaaaaaaaaagaaggaaaaaaaaagaaggaaaaaaaaagaaggaaaaaaaaagaaggaaaagaaaagaaagaaaagaaaaggaaaaagaaaaggaataaaagagaaggaaaagaaaagaaaaaagaaagaaagaagaaaaaaacaggaaagaaaaagaaaaaggaaaggaaaaggaaaagaaaaagaaaagaaaaagaaaagaaaaagaaaagaaaaagaaaagaaagaaaagaaagaaaagaaagaaaagaaaaggaataaaagaaaaggaataaaaaggaaagagtaaaggaaaagaaaaaggaaaaaagaaaggaatatTACGTGGCATAATAACGTATATTTCCTGGTCTTCTATTATTTGTTCCggccctttcccttccccctcttcCGATTGATCGACGAGGTGGTTCATCATCATAGATGGTAGAAACATTGGTGGAGCTACCACCTAAGGTGGATGATCCACCACCACGACCACCTAAGGTGGTGGAACCGTCATCTCCTAGTGTAGAAGAATCATTCTGTGTGAAAGTGTCGTCAAAGTGTTGACGTCCAACGGTAGATCTTCCCCgtcttctattccttcttcctgtATTATTGAGTCCACCAAAGAgagatttttttattccatcaaatacatcagtatactgaaaaaaaaaaaaaaatatatatatacatgtatacacatatgtgtatacatatatatatacatatacatatacatatatacatatacatatacatatatacatatacatatatatgtgtatatttcttATAATGCCATtactttatataaaaaaaatgcaagggTAGGAAGACCTACTGCAGCTAAAGCAGAAGGTATGACAACAGTACTGGAAGGGGATGATCCATCATTTTGATCACCTTCCAGATTTATACTCATTTCGGGCACTTCTCCATCCACATCCGGGCCCTCTATATCCACCTTTGGAcctaagaaaaaaacaaggaaaaaaaaagagaggggAGGATCAGTACAATTATATTCCTAGGATATCAGAGCCCAAAAGTTTGGTGGTAGATGCGCCCATAACAAGAGGTGCAAATGGTTCTTCCTTTgggtatatgtgtgtgttggACGgcattctttctcctttctgtATTGtaataacatatatatatataattacacACATATTTATTATCTCCCCTCATTCGCCATTTGTCTTATCTGGTCTACCATCTGGTCCAGGTCTTGATTCAGGACCTAAACTTTCCGCTGATCCCTCGGCAGTGCACTTCGATTGATCCAGTAGCGGCCTTGGATTCCATTGACTGGTTTTCCCTGCCATAAATTCTGTACAGTAGGAGGTGGTAATCCACCCCCCGGGGCAATTAGTGCTCACACCTCTATATGTTTCTAGAACTGCCTTCTGGTGTTTGTCATATTCCCCCTTACAGGGACATTTTCTATTATTCGGCCCCCGCTTCTGTAGGGAAGTATAGTTATAGTAATAATCGAataattcctttccttttgtgAAAATGTCCACGTTAGTCTTGGGATATGGATTAGTGCATTGATCATTAAACCTGAACTTCCCAAATGTGTTATAAACTGATTGCATTAGACTTTCAAACTGTCCATCCTTATCCGATTCTGTCTTCAATTGGTCACCTAAccaataataaaagaaaccACAACGATCCTCATGGGACGGAACGTTCTTCGTCAGACCCTTATGCACAAAACACCAAGCACCAAGAATCTTACTAGATGTATCTACATTCTTCTCGCGCTCACGGAGCGCTTCCTGTAATCCCCCTTCCAGGATGTTAGTGTAATTTCCTTTCCCGGATATCCTCACAGTACAATTTAATTTTCCGCTTAATCTATTGTATACTTGTTCGGAAGGTAACCTCGCTAAGCACTGTTGCTtctataaatataataaaccGGGAATAGAAAATATGTGATATATATACTCCATTGTATGTGCTTCAAGCATCTAATTATTTAATTTGGCATATAAAATACTTGTATTCACAGTATACATCGATACTTATTACTATAGACGAAACAAAATCTCCCTTACCGTAGGTCCTGATGGTCCTGGCGTCATCTTCAACTCTATTCCTtcacttccctttccttttcctttcctcttctttttattccttttcttttcttcttattccttttctttcctttttattccttttctttttcttttctcctttatttctCCCTTGAAGCCTTCCTTAActttaataataattttccccccctattttaaaaaaaagtaattccTTCCCACTTTAAATATGCCTTAATCCACACCAAATATAATTCTCCCTCCTCAAAAATAGAATTTATCCCTTCTTGGAAAGGATAATTCCTGATTCTAAAACATGACTCATTACAtccaaataataaaattttctcttaCAACCACTCCCTCCCTTCCCCTAAggtaaaaatttcaaaatccCATTATACGatcttaaaaaagaaaaaacatatatcACACATTAGAGATACTACTGAAATTCCCCGAATCTAGTGCACCCACTTTGTTGTATACATCCACATGGAGTACTATTACTATTTACTATCCACTTCTTCCCTAACACCATTAATCTTATAATTGATTACTCTTTCACTGTGTAAAACCTAACTGGATTTACTATATTATTCcatcctttccctttcattttcatcacaTTTTCTTACAATacaatttttcattccttaaagtggaaattgtaaaaattacGCTATTCCactttaagaaaaatattcctacagcaaaagaagattttattGCAATCGGCTTTTGCATAGTGCACCGGGgattaaggtttagggtttagggtttagggtttagggtttagggtttagggtttagggtttagggtttagggtttagggtttagggtttagggtttagggtttagggtttagggtttaaggtttagggtataTGGTTCACGGTTTACTGTTCAGAGTTTAGtgttagggttcagggtttagggtttaggggttaggtttacgtttcagggtttagggtttagggttcagggtttagggttcagggtttagggttcagtgctcaggttttagggtttagggcttagggtttagagttcagggtttagtgtttatggtttaaggtttcaAATTTAGGGTTTGTGgtatagggtttagggtttagggtttatggtttagggtttatggtttagggtttatggtttagggtttatggtttagggtttatggtttagggtttatgatttagggtttaggatttagggttcagggttcaggattcagggtttagggttcaggtttaggatttatggttaagggtttcaggctttagggtttagggttcaggttttaggttttagggtttagtgtttcagggtttagggtttagggtttagtgtttagcgtttagggtttaaggtttagggttcagggttcagggtttagggtttagggtttagggtttagggtttagggtttagggtttagggtttagggtttagggtttaaggttaaGGGTTTCaggctttagggtttagggttcaggttttaggttttagggtttagtgtttcagggtttagggtttagggtttagtgtttagcgtttagggtttaaggtttagggttcagggttcagggtttagggtttagggtttagggtttagggtttagggtttagggtttagggtttagggtttagggtttagggtttagggtttagggtttagggtttagggtttagggtttagggtttagggtttagggtttagggtttagggtttaaggtttagggtataTGGTTCACGGTTTACGGTTCACGGTTTACTGTTCAGAGTTTAGtgttagggttcagggtttagggtttaggttttaggttttatgGGTTCAGAATTTAGTGCTTATGGTTCATGCGTTTAGAGTTTTgggttaacggtttagggtttagggttcagggttcatgggtttagggttcagggtttagggttcagtgtttatggtttagcgtttagggttcggggtttagggttccgggtttagggttccgggttttgggtttcagggtttagggttcagggtttagggttcagggtttagggttcagggtttagggttcagggttcagggtttagggtttagggtttagggttccgggtttagggttcaggttttcagagtttagggttcaggttttcagagtttagggtttagtgttcagggttcagggttcaggttttaggttttatgGGTTCAGAATTTAGTGCTTATGGTTTATGCGTTTAGAGTTTTgggttaacggtttagggtttagggttcagggttcatgggtttagggttcagggtttagggttcagtgtttatggtttagcgtttagggttcggggtttagggtttagggttcgggGTTTAGTATTCTTGGGTTTaggctttagggtttaggcgttttatggttaagggtttagggattttat is a genomic window containing:
- a CDS encoding KIR protein, whose protein sequence is MTPGPSGPTKQQCLARLPSEQVYNRLSGKLNCTVRISGKGNYTNILEGGLQEALREREKNVDTSSKILGAWCFVHKGLTKNVPSHEDRCGFFYYWLGDQLKTESDKDGQFESLMQSVYNTFGKFRFNDQCTNPYPKTNVDIFTKGKELFDYYYNYTSLQKRGPNNRKCPCKGEYDKHQKAVLETYRGVSTNCPGGWITTSYCTEFMAGKTSQWNPRPLLDQSKCTAEGSAESLGPESRPGPDGPKVDIEGPDVDGEVPEMSINLEGDQNDGSSPSSTVVIPSALAAVGLPTLAFFLYKYTDVFDGIKKSLFGGLNNTGRRNRRRGRSTVGRQHFDDTFTQNDSSTLGDDGSTTLGGRGGGSSTLGGSSTNVSTIYDDEPPRRSIGRGGRERAGTNNRRPGNIRYYAT